A region of the Zootoca vivipara chromosome 3, rZooViv1.1, whole genome shotgun sequence genome:
TGTCACATGATGGAGTCATAACAAGGAAGCTTACAACTCAAAATCTAAACACTTACAACCAAAAAAACCTTTATATGAGTGCTGCTGTTACAGAGAGCCCAGAAGCCCCTGTGCTTATTACCAGCCTCTGAAAGACAGATTTGAAGGGAAAATAATATTTCTTAGACCTGATATGAAAATCATTTTTGTATTGTGCTCTGGAGGGATGGCCTTTGCTAGCAAACTGCGCTACATCATCAGAAAACTTCTGCACATGATCAAAGAAGCAGAGCTCTGAGGATTGTGCTTTGATTATGAACGGCACAAAGTGATCTTACATGAACTCACTCGCAGGAATGTAATACTATGTACAGGAGGAGATCTATATCACCTGACTgagatctatatctatctatataccgTAGATAGAAATTTATCATTTCTTTACGTTATCTGTAAAATTCTTTCATGTTTTGGCTGGGGAAGGAGACTCATTAGTAACAGGCAGAAAACATTAGGTTAACCAGCAATAACGTGAACTCAACCCTATGTGTTTACTCAAACTGAAAGCTCTTCCAGCGAGGAAGATCCACCCTGCAAGAATATTAGGTGAAATTATTCATTTACTTTTCAGTCATCCATATTTTTCATTGTCCTTTAAAGTGTTAACATTGCTACCTTGAATAGATTTGTGGATGCAGAAGCTATTTTTTTCCAGCATTCACTTGATTTATTTAGCATCACCACAAAACAAAGTTTACATTCAGCCACATATTTTAAACAGAAGAATTAAAAACAGGCCAAGCTGACAGGGAATGGATTCTTCCTGCTGCTTCACTTATACGTCTTCATATGCCAGAGACCATCATTTAAATAGTGGATATTCTCAATGCCAATTCCTTTGTTGaccttctcaatattctctgccgACATCTTCATGACTCCAACACCCAGGGCACGTTGCTTTCCTTCGGCCATTATTGCCACAATTgtatcagcagcagcaggataAAGTTTAGCTCCTGGAGACGTCAGACCAGGGCACATGATATTTGCTCCACCAAGTACAAATTTAATGGCTCCTTTATCAACTTGTTGATGTGGTAGAATGAATGGATATTTATGAAGTAATCGGAGTGTGGGATAAAATGGTCCTTCCCTTTGCCTGAAGAATAACAATTCTCCATTTACTGTGAGGATTTCTATATGTTCATGACAACGTACTATCTTCACAGGGTATTTCTTTGGTATAATTTGGTTTAGCCATGGTTCGATCCCAGGAAACTGGTCTATCAGCTGGTTCTTAAGGCCTTTAATAACAGATGTTTTCAGTTGGATGCAGTTGGACACATTCTCCTTTTCATCAAATTTTTTGAACATCTTGGCGGGATTCCCACGAGAGCACTAAGAACCGAGGGGCTGGAAGGCCAGCgactgacagcagcagcagctcccacaCAGGCTCCCACTCTTGAACCCACGCCGATGCAGAAGCTATTGAGCCAATGGAGTAATCTCAGCACTTTACTGGAAAGAGCCCTGTGAAAATATCAGCAGTCAAATTGAGATTTCCAGTGTATGAACTTCTGGCCTCTCATCACTTCGTTTCCTACAATCTTATGTAGCACACTCTTAAGCAATAACAATAATGCTTGTAATAGGATTGTCCCAAAAGGAACCCACCCATATCTTTATGGCTTGTTTCTAAATTCCAAAAAGAAGACACACCCACTCTTTAGGGAGAAGGGTGTGGTAGCAGGTGCTGGGATGTAGAGCTGCCACAGGCTATTGAAAGCTACTTTATACCAGGTCTGACTGCCTACTATTTTAtattctgactggctgcagctgTTTATGGTCTCAGACAATTGTCTTTCTTAACCTGCTCTgggttgaacatgggaccttctgcatacaaagcatgtgttctgcaaCTGAGCTACAGTCCCTCTTCATATTTGATTTGTGCCAGTTATGACCTGCCTACGAGGAGCATTGCATGTGTTGGGACAGAGCCAAACCCCCAACATTACCATCACTGCCGATGCGGCAGGAATCGGACATGGAACTGCTGCCACCAATCGAGTGTTCTAGCCAGTGTGATTGCCTGACCCCAACGCTGCCATCACCATGCCCTAGGCCAGTCCTTCCCAAGAAAGCAGCCCTTGCTGCTATCAGGAGGACAGTTCCATAGCTTTGTCCATGGAACATATGACACATGACACTACCGCTGCTTAGCAAAACTCAGATGATTCAGCTACGGTATCAGATACAACCTTTATGACAGAGTACAATCCTCCTTTGCCAAATCACAAGCACAATGACATTATTAGATTTAACCTACAGTCATGCCACATGGTTAAGAGTGGCCAAATTAGCTTAAGTTCTTAAATTCTCTCTATGCTATcagtttagtttttgtttttgtacaatGCAACTTTATGAAATTTTGAATccactaaattcagtgggaccTGTACAGGAAAAAACTTGGAACTCTcagagttgtgttgttgtttttaacagtgcTGTAGACTTGCACCCTCAGCTGGTtactatacagtatttaaaaactgTGGCAATAATGTGCCACTACTCTAAATATACATTGCTATTTCCTTTGAGCCCTCTAGACATTTAGAGGTGCATCACTTTCCCATACAAATCCAATATCCAGTTACCAGTAGCATACAGAGCAGTAAAGCTTAAGTAGGCACAGAGGGTTTAAATACAGAGGAAGATTATTGCAATAGATAAAAAATGGGTTTATTGTTAAGAAGTCAGACCACTTTATCCGGATTAACTTTCAGTTTGTTCACTCATATGTAGACCCTCACTGCTCCCAGAGAACAGTTCAGGGTTTTAAGTCCCTTCCTGGGATCTCATGAAAATGGGAAAGAGAGTTGCCTGTCCGGAGCATACAGACAATCCCTCAGTCCAAATCTCCTGTCGACTTCACCTATCAGTTCACGCAGCTGTTGAAAAACATGAGTGACAAGAGGGAACCAAAGTGGTTGAGCAACAGTCCAataatgcaatcaatcaatcaatcataaatttatcataccctgcccatctggctgggtttccccagctactctgggtggcttccaacaaaagattaaaatacaatagtcctttgtattaaaagcttccctaaatagggctaccttcagatgtcttctaaaagtctgatagttgtttatttccttgacatctgataggagggcaggcaccactattgagaaggtcctctgcctggttccctgtaactttgcttctcgcaatgagggaaccgtcagaaggcccttagcactggacctcagtgtccaaggcctacaggcagaatgatgggggtgaagacgctccttcaggtatactgggccaaggccatccCTATTTTCCATTTGATTCTAGCCACTGACATCACTTTGAATCCTTTGTGGCTGAATCCTTcatagcccctccccctttttttcttttactgtgtCCTGGGGGAAGGTCTGCcaaggccaggggttcccaaacaaaggcccaggggctggatgcggcccaatagccttctaaatccggcctgcagacggtcccggaatcagcatgtttttacatgagtagaatgtgtccttttatttaaaatgcatctctgggttatttgcgggacataggaatctgttcatttTTCCCccgaaatatagtctggcccccacaagatctgagggacagtggaccggccccctgctgaaaaagtttgctgacccctggccaagGCCTTGACCCACTTTGCATTCCTGTGCAAGGCTGTGAAATAAAAAGAAGCTAAGACAACAATGGAAAGCCTGTTGGTCATGACAGTCCTGCCCCCTGACTTTGGCCAcagaaaacaacaaagaaatgttAAAGGAACATTGCAGACTTTGCTATACCAATCCTCAATTAAAATGTAGCTGTGGAACGAGATACCGATTTACCCCCGATATTCTGGCAAAAAAAGTTGTGTCTTCTGGTAGTGTTCCAAAACAGCTTCTTTCTCTGTTCCTAGGGCTTGTAAGGAAATGAAAATTATGACCATACTACTTGTTTGAATTATGAAAAGTGCTCTGTATACAATGCCTTCCTTCTTTCAAACTTTATGTAGCTTGAGGTCTCTTAATATGCCTTAAAAGTAAATTTTATGCCCATGTAATGGGATAAAGGGCTTCAATTTCTGCCAGCTACTGAAGTTATTCATGTAGTTCAAATTTTGAAAGCTCGTCCCTTTGATCAGCCAGGTCAAACTCTTCTAACAACTTATGGCAAAAATTGTTACAGAAGGAATAATAGCTTATTCGCATGGCATGCCCCAGGGAATGATTCCTTGTGATGCTTTTAATAGCATGTAGTAACCTTGGCAGAGATTCCAGAAGTTGGCCACGAGTGACAAGGATTTATTGATTAATGACTGCCTTGTGCTTACCCTCTTGAAATGTGCTATCAATCCACTAGCACAGAatccagccatatggttgatctTGCCCAACACAAACAGCCATATTGCTTCATTACACACACATTTACGTAGCACTAACAGTTCAGTGGCAACGGAGAACACCAAGTGATGAGCGGTAGCAAGACTACTCCACCATAAATCTGGAAGGGAAGTACCAACAGTCTTGTGTTGGTGCTGAGACCTGTGTGCCACCTTTCACCTTTCACTAggagaaaggccatagctcaaaGGCAGAGCATCTCTTttccatacagaaggtcccaagttcagttcttggcatctccaggtagggctggaatagACTCtgtctgcaaccctggagagagagctgctgccagtcaatgtagataaTGGTAGCGGGGTTCATctgaccccacccccaggtcTACTTTGTGTTGCACTAAcacttgttttatttgttttttgtggcTTTTAGATTGTTTTATGGTGACTTCCTTCTGGGTGGCAAAGAGTGTGTGGTATGTAGAGAGAGATATAGCTAGATATAGATTTGTCTCTAAATTTTTATCACATTTCTCATGATGAGCTAAGGTGGTGGTAACAAAGGTtgtgctggactccaactcccataatccctgacccctgacccctgGCCATGTTTGctaggagctgatgggagttgtagagcaAGGGTCTGCTGtctttttaatattatatatatatatatatatatatatatatatatatatatatagttgtagGAACAGGccagttattaataataatttccatACTGCCATGTCCTTACAACATCTGACTGATGAAAGGCTGTTATATGGTTTCATAGCATGGTAAGTGAATGGCCCTAAACAGACAAGATCCTTCCTCTGGGAGACGGGATCATTGCCTTTCTAAAGACTTTTTCAATTACTTATTTTAAATTGTGCATTTCCTCCAAGAAAGTGCCTTTCCTCAACTCAAGAAAAGCTGCCTGACACTCAGGTTGATGCCACAAATAAGTAacactttatttttattgtaacacAGCATCTCATCACTAAAATACTAGCATAGCACTCCTTCTAACCATCCCAGGGCGCTCAACCATGGCCATAATGCATTTCCTTCTATCAGACCTAAATGACCAGACAACAGCTAAGTTTGCTAGCATCATTGCTGGGGGAATTAGAATAAGGGCCACCAACTGACTGATAATTCAGGATTCCAATTTGTGCTTTTAACAAATCTTTCATTGTACAcagtgtattgttttattgttgctatgcCTTTAGCTAATgtgaataaagtttattttaaaaaaatatattttaaaaatactagcATATACTAGTGAAAATGGTATTGAGCCAGTTGGCAAGGAAGCTCCAGGACAAATACACATGCAGCATGCAGTAACAAACTACTGCGTATGTGTACTGATGCTTTCAATCCTGACCAATAATAATGGCATAAAGGgacattttaaaaaccaccccAGCAGCCAATCATTTGACAGGCCAGATTAAAGTAACACTTCCTTGAGGgaacacaaatacagtggtactgtaccttggttgtcgaacggcttgcctcctgaacaaatcagctcctgaacaccgcaaacccggaagtgagtgttctggtttgcaaacatttttcggaagctgaatgtctgacatggtttctgcagcttccgattgagtgcaggaagctcctgcagccaatcggaagctatgccttggttttcgaatggactcccggaacggattaagttcaacaaccaaggtaccactgtagttgcaccTGGGTGGTGAAAACAAAAGCTGACAAATGGGAAAATTAGGTTTCACGCAACACATATGGCCTACGCTAGGGCCCATAAATGGAACAGGACGAGCAGTGTCGGATAGTTAGTACTCTTCACAGACTAATACTGATATCAGGGAAGAAATCTTACCCTGTGGTTTGTTTAGAAGTTTTACTTTAATCATCGACCACAGGAGCAGAGCAACAGTTGGACCCATGATAATACTAAGCATCAAAAGGATGCCCTAATAAAAGTTTTATATGCTTCCTAACTCCCTTAAAGCAGAGGCTTGCTAAGTAGATACTACCCTATTGGGGACTGAAGAGGAAACTAGTTGCATCATACACACGTATCTGTGAAAACAAAGAAGGCAGGAGATTTCCAGAAATAGGTGGCTCCTTGCCCTATGTGCGGGAGAGTTTTTCAATGAAAGGAAGCACTGCTTCCTTTCCTTATTAGTTAGGAGCTTCAGGgaatgtttaaaatgttgtttgGAACAGAAAAGTGCCACTTTCCATTGGAATTTAGAGGAATGTcagaccctcccccccaaaaaaagttcttcCTATTCCCTAAGCTTATAAACAGATGGGATTATGTAGAC
Encoded here:
- the LOC118082478 gene encoding malignant T-cell-amplified sequence 1-like is translated as MFKKFDEKENVSNCIQLKTSVIKGLKNQLIDQFPGIEPWLNQIIPKKYPVKIVRCHEHIEILTVNGELLFFRQREGPFYPTLRLLHKYPFILPHQQVDKGAIKFVLGGANIMCPGLTSPGAKLYPAAADTIVAIMAEGKQRALGVGVMKMSAENIEKVNKGIGIENIHYLNDGLWHMKTYK